The Gossypium hirsutum isolate 1008001.06 chromosome D07, Gossypium_hirsutum_v2.1, whole genome shotgun sequence genome includes the window CAGATATCTTTACCAAGGCCCTTGCTGCAGTTCCTTTTGAGGCAAATTTGGTCAAGCTGGGAATGAAGAATATCCACTCTCCAGTTTGAGGGGGTGTATTAGCTAATTAAGTTATAAGTTTGTTAGTTAGTTTATAACAAACTTAACCATCATCTAGCTGATATCATCTAGCTGTTATATAGTTGTTATCTAGCTGTAATTTTCTGTTAGCTTCGTTAGCTGTTTGCTTCATGTATATAAGCATTTTTCCTATTCTGTAAATAATAAGGAgaatcattttcatattttccaCGTTTTCTACACCTTTTTTGGTTTTACTACAAGTTGACATAGACAGGGTTGTATCGAGGTCCTCAAACCTTTAATAGTCTTCTTGTTATGCACCAGCTTTTAGCAGAGGAAGATCAACTTCAGATATTTCTCGTTAAGGGTATTTGGGTTTAAGGTATGCATTCATCGCTGCAGTTGACTAATGTCAAAGTCTCATGGGTCGCGGGTTACGGGTCAAAATCTGTGATCAATGCACACGGAATGTTCTATagaggttaattaattaaatgggGTTCATTTAATTCACTTGAATTGGCTCAATCCGTAGAATATATGGAGAAGCCTATCTACTTCATGCCTTGTTAGCACAGTAAAATTCTCCGGTAAAACCAGAGTTACGAAGATTATTATAAATCTTAAGGAATAAAGGTATATAAAGCTTAAATTATTTAAGAGTCTGTAGATAAATACTAATCTTAGACGTTGAATCTAAAATATAGCCTAAAGCTACGTGTTCATTAATGCCAAGCCAAGCAAGGCAAGGAGCAGTATTTATATAGCCTGCTGAGGCCTTTGAAAATTCACATTTGAGAATGAAAATTTAGCTCAGATAATGGAAACCCTTAAAAGGCCTAAAACCCATCACTATACTATTTATCATGAAATTTTAAGAGAATCCAAGCCCAGCCTAATTTTCCTAGTTGAAATTTCCGAAGACAAAAAAGAACCTACTTTAACTGCACCATGTTTCTTTTACATCCCCCGGGGAGAAGAAACCTAAACCTATCTGCATTTTGTATTAAATATGAAGGAAGATGAACTGCTGAATCTGAACGGGCAATGGAACCCATCTTTTTAATCATCTCCTTGAAGGAATACTCTTCTGGGAGCATATCGAACAGATCATCTCCCCTGCATATGATTCTCTGTATTCTAGAGTAGTTTAGAAACGCTTTCCTCTTTACTCTGTCTGCATGGCTATAACCAGTCATCTTCAACGTGAATTCTTCCAGGCTACGGAAGCAAAAGCTGCAATGCCATCCTGCATCCGAAAATATTACATCCGATTGCCGTGAGTGCCGGTACCGAGTCTGTGGGGTGTAGATCTGAACCGTGGCTCGCCAACTGCTGTAATCCACCGGGAACTCGAACGAATACATGTAATGCTTCAACTCAAGGTGCAATATAGGTGGTACTCCATCACACCATTGTAGTAGTTTCAGTGTGTGGGGGCTTGGGACCTCATCTGTGTCCGACATTATTACAAGGTCTCCGTTAGATATCCCGGCACTGTGAAGCAATCCGTTCATAGCACCACGTTGGAGTGATTCGAGAACGAATGGATCTTTGAGCGAACCAGGGGATGCAATTCTGCCAGGGAATACACCGTAGACGATCTTCTCCTCGGCAAAGGCAAACCTGGCACGGTTTGATGCAAAGAATAGAGGT containing:
- the LOC107953685 gene encoding beta-1,4-mannosyl-glycoprotein 4-beta-N-acetylglucosaminyltransferase, yielding MATRLRRLTTRRSPPKLLFFALLMLAPVCVIGIYNYGQKISNFFRPLWDKPPLPFRRLPHYYAENVSVEHLCRLHNWSIRSQPRRIFDNIIFSNELDLLEIRWHELNPYVSKFVIMESNTTFTGIRKPLFFASNRARFAFAEEKIVYGVFPGRIASPGSLKDPFVLESLQRGAMNGLLHSAGISNGDLVIMSDTDEVPSPHTLKLLQWCDGVPPILHLELKHYMYSFEFPVDYSSWRATVQIYTPQTRYRHSRQSDVIFSDAGWHCSFCFRSLEEFTLKMTGYSHADRVKRKAFLNYSRIQRIICRGDDLFDMLPEEYSFKEMIKKMGSIARSDSAVHLPSYLIQNADRFRFLLPGGCKRNMVQLK